The following proteins are encoded in a genomic region of Oncorhynchus keta strain PuntledgeMale-10-30-2019 chromosome 35, Oket_V2, whole genome shotgun sequence:
- the LOC118368854 gene encoding lysine-specific demethylase 6B-like, producing the protein MHHAVEQFGGRGTRDSFPLDGLSRVPWTPVGNRATWAQPARFSPGVNQHQLLPHLAPSHMGGLNHPSKFFNNGPIQVRGGEKLELSQAMLPSLQRGDQQRPPPPPHRAWEQLGQLYDSHPPHSLVPLPGDHAPRLHSGGYSTRPPTHLPSRPNQLLKYEGPQEHHVPRGPTSLGDDMWSQVQQQQRGYPGKMLGGQLKRPAPPLGEHSVIQHTPPPSLHPSSRPNEDCPSPSKRKRSSEQIPHPGIQRFSGPGGQQHPPAHLPPPPSKPAFWNPIHKGNAPWAQPERRNGPPEFQIRPDSAKSGLGGYTYKPPPPSAPSPISPTRISSPGDYPQGRGAPPPPHKPQFPPQALNQPPHNNHPQYPKQPALALPLMGMEPRGGPPTTQRGPTTGGRGIHNHPPSHPPHHQALARGDSRGDRDSREPTKPSPANHTGVPYNPHPHFQPHAGLGHTAPRPPAPACSTAVPPQHNPTTPHHEAWRPQGQGRPQSNHPLESGLYRVGPVSQGQHQNQVGETRGPAPLQHHQHPRPHVSPPLASPITPTRTPVITPTFTPHPPCSQSHNNRYSSSIAGPALSTVTTAPPAMCSANNTPSSRRGRETMGMLHQTSVPSQLERDPERGPIHPMLHPGYQGARVGTASHPHPQRAPPRPQQQPSHHHHHQSVQGKGYYGRPEPDRTPSSSSSSSGHQRAGESVITSRGSQPNPLPQTTVTSSPRDRTMTAPQPHTVNSAPQPGSNPSYSRLCAQSIPQPPQATTTSAQGYLNSRPQPPPPSAPQSMEEALDKLDAELQGHMQAEERRMDWEREQEERKRRDWEREQEERKRREWERAEEEKKRNKEWEKEQEERKRRDWEREREEEERKKRREWAREDEERKRRMERKEEMSRSSKGREESAIESLERLLSGSTSSAPPPPRLSTVSTSSSFVLPPPPPPPSQSSSSPPYPWLSRAGAPPCPPGQAPPSPAPLERSQPPPLTPQTEYAREKQKQRQREKWSGSHQSSSHSSNITSGNNARSSSGPSYPNNPSAVTSYPNHPLNNTTMRGTPRPPKDTLQPKEKASRPARGGVMGATGPLHSSISITLREPPKLFQAFPRDSLSSATNPSRTASSTSSTGGLLHKRMPSGGLGSLGSSASSSSSGDSDSAQFEEEPSELSTLLPDGLANIMAMLDESIKKEEESFYSSDRNVARENNTFSDTVPPDKSYLCAPDLIPAPKQQPQDDFVGANLHASPPVLSRQGSLASPCSRTSSLNEEEEEGCPTPKPAPELHKPAVPLNPNPQSGTNYSHSDLAKLYGLPEPAKSECDDEDEEEESETPSSSPPPPQRPHLHQTGVSSTFKSPAALENQKYTYRGGPFGRPPPSALGGLKYSSSLSLGPDIQQQQNSTSPTSDSTNHPGFTPPRKSRPHSPSNWEAKRQVNIKMEAPDIWRDGREATEKRIHSLKSHLNPSTQSIKMEPKEEMKLTTISESSLAELGQSCEVSLTRHSNSLPSNNTSDRTKTELKHEDRHHKPEREWERDREKDRETEKKRKHGSSRKHQDRKERKKKHREKREEMSSSHSSSKRHKEGKVHKEKKEHLRILGNLDLQSKEIREKDRDHVHADIERDRKRRKQAGSTSGDEPSEWVSHSRSEKSSGVMSSSQGSEVGSTLQGSAADFMKLKALSDGPPKELKALSDGPPKELKALSDGPPKELKIRLIKVESGDRETFIASEVEEKGTPLEEININNTAAEVIRACKGARVKGKFRESYLLPAFSVKPLFTTEPIPREKLNPPTPSIYLESKRDALSPVLLQFCTDPKNPVTVIRGLAGSLRLNLGLFSTKSLVDANSEHAVEVRTQVQQPADENWDPSGTGQTWPCESSRSHTTIAKYAQYQASSFQESLQEEKGSDEDDDNEDEEDKEKSKETSSETSNKDPTSKDATSTELKPVGKIIKFGTNIDLSDPKRWKAQLQELQKLPAFMRVASSGNMLSHVGHTILGMNTVQLYMKVPGSRTPGHQENNNFCSVNINIGPGDCEWFSVHENYWPAINDFCEKHGVDYLTGSWWPVLEDLYRSNIPVYRFIQRPGDLVWINAGTVHWVQAVGWCNNIAWNVGPLNSYQYQLALERFEWNDVKKVKSIVPMIHVSWNVARTVKVTDPDTYKMIKHCLLQSIKHIQVLRDQLVTAGKKISYQSRVKDEPAYYCNECDVEVFDLLFVTSESGSRKTYVVHCEDCARQRNPSLSNNVVVLEQYRMEELMSTYDTFNLAAAPSSR; encoded by the exons ATGCATCACGCAGTAGAGCAGTTTGGTGGGCGTGGCACACGGGACTCCTTCCCTCTGGACGGACTCAGCCGGGTACCATGGACTCCCGTGGGTAACCGCGCCACCTGGGCGCAACCTGCCAG GTTTTCGCCAGGTGTCAATCAACACCAGCTCCTCCCCCATCTAGCGCCAAGTCACATGGGCGGACTGAACCATCCCAGTAAATTCTTCAATAATGG GCCCATCCAGGTTCGTGGTGGGGAAAAGCTGGAGCTGTCCCAGGCCATGTTACCTAGCCTCCAGAGAGGGGACCAGCAacgcccccctcctcccccccaccGGGCGTGGGAGCAGTTGGGTCAGCTGTATGACTCCCACCCCCCTCATTCACTTGTACCCCTACCCGGCGACCATGCCCCCCGTCTGCACAGCGGTGGATACAGCACTAGGCCTCCTACCCACCTGCCTTCCAGACCCAATCAGCTACTGAAG TATGAGGGTCCTCAGGAGCACCATGTTCCCAGGGGTCCAACATCACTGGGTGATGATATGTGGTCTCAAGTACAGCAGCAGCAGAGGGGTTACCCAGGGAAAATGCTGGGGGGGCAGCTGAAGAGGCCGGCCCCCCCTCTCGGGGAGCACTCGGTCATCCAGCACACCCCGcccccctcccttcacccctcctcTCGCCCCAATGAGGACTGCCCCAGTCCGAGTAAGAGGAAGAGGAGTTCTGAGCAG ATTCCTCACCCCGGCATCCAGAGGTTCTCTGGCCCAGGAGGACAGCAGCATCCCCCGGCccacctcccccctcccccatccaAACCTGCCTTCTGGAACCCCATACACAAGGGGAACGCCCCCTGGGCCCAGCCCGAACGCAGGAACGGGCCTCCAGAGTTCCAGATCAGACCT GACTCAGCCAAGTCGGGTCTGGGCGGCTACACCTAcaaacctccccctccctccgccCCTTCGCCAATCTCCCCAACCCGCATCTCCTCCCCGGGAGACTACCCCCAGGGGCGCggagccccccccccaccccacaagCCCCAGTTCCCACCACAGGCCCTCAATCAACCCCCCCACAATAACCACCCCCAGTACCCCAAACAACCAGCTCTAGCCCTGCCTCTCATGGGGATGGAGCCCCGGGGAGGTCCTCCTACCACCCAGAGAGGCCCTACCACTGGGGGCAGAGGAATCCACAACCATCCCCCTTctcatcctcctcaccaccaaGCTCTAGCAAGGGGGGACAGTAGAGGAGACCGGGACAGTAGGGAGCCCACCAAACCCTCACCAGCAAACCACACCGGCGTGCCTTACAACCCCCACCCTCACTTCCAGCCCCACGCGGGGCTGGGGCACACGGCCCCCCGCCCCCCTGCCCCTGCCTGCAGCACCGCAGTACCTCCGCAGcacaaccccaccaccccacaccatgagGCGTGGAGGCCCCAGGGCCAGGGGAGGCCACAAAGCAACCACCCCCTG GAGTCAGGTCTCTACAGGGTAGGGCCGGTATCTCAGGGGCAGCATCAGAACCAGGTCGGGGAGACCCGGGGTCCTGCACCCCTCCAGCATCATCAGCACCCCCGCCCCCACGTCAGCCCCCCTCTGGCCTCCCCCATAACTCCTACCAGGACGCCAGTCATCACCCCCACCTTCACCCCCCATCCCCCCTGCTCACAGTCACATAACAACCGCTACAGTAGTAGTATTGCTGGACCTGCACTCTCCACTGTGACCACAGCGCCCCCTGCTATGTGTTCAGCTAACAACACCCccagcagcaggagaggcagggagactaTGGGAATGCTCCACCAGACCTCAGTTCCATCTCAGCTGGAGAGGGACCCAGAGAGGGGGCCCATCCACCCCATGCTACACCCAGGGTATCAGGGAGCCCGCGTGGGCACTGCCAGCCACCCTCACCCCCAGCGGGCACCACCCAGGCCCCAGCAGCAGCctagccaccaccaccaccaccagtctgTCCAGGGGAAGGGTTACTACGGACGGCCTGAGCCTGATCGCACTCCTTCCTCTTCGTCATCATCCTCAGGACACCAGAGGGCAGGGGAAAGTGTTATCACCAGCAGAGGGTCTCAACCCAACCCCCTCCCGCAGACGACGGTCACTAGCTCGCCCCGTGACCGCACCATGACCGCCCCCCAACCCCACACGGTCAACTCTGCCCCTCAGCCAGGCTCCAATCCCTCTTACTCCAGACTCTGTGCCCAGTCTATACCCCAGCCCCCCCAGGCTACCACCACCTCAGCCCAGGGGTATCTTAACTCTCGACCCCAGCCACCACCACCCTCAGCCCCCCAGTCCATGGAGGAGGCCCTGGATAAACTGGATGCTGAGCTGCAGGGTCATATGCAGGccgaggagaggagaatggactgggagagagagcaggaggagaggaagaggagggattgggagagagagcaggaggagaggaagaggagggagtgggagagggcagaagaggagaagaagagaaataAGGAATGGGAAAAAGagcaggaggaaaggaagaggagggactgggagagagagagggaggaagaggagaggaagaaaaggagagagtgggcgagagaggatgaggagaggaagaggaggatggagaggaaggaggagatgagcAGGAGcagtaaggggagagaggagtccGCCATCGAGAGTCTGGAGAGACTCCTGTCAGGCAGCACTTCTTCTGCCCCACCTCCTCCTCGCCTGTCCactgtctccacctcctcctcctttgtcctacctccacccccaccaccccccaGCCAGTCCTCCTCCTCGCCCCCCTACCCCTGGCTGAGCCGGGCCGGGGCACCCCCTTGTCCCCCAGGCCAGGCACCACCGTCTCCCGCCCCCCTGGAGAGGTCGCAGCCGCCCCCTCTCACCCCCCAGACGGAGTATGCCAGGGAGAAGCAGAAgcagaggcagagggagaaatggagtgggagtcatcagtcatcatctcacagtagtaacattacctcaGGGAACAACGCCCGGTCCTCGTCGGGGCCCTCCTACCCTAACAACCCCTCTGCTGTTACCTCTTACCCCAACCACCCCTTAAATAACACCACCATGCGAGGCACCCCCCGTCCACCCAAAGACACTCTCCAACCCAAGGAGAAAGCTAGTCGGCCGGCCAGAGGAGGAGTGATGGGGGCTACGGGTCCCCTCCACAGCTCCATCAGCATCACCCTCCGAGAGCCCCCCAAACTCTTCCAGGCTTTCCCCAGGGACAGCCTTTCGTCCGCTACCAACCCCTCCAGAACCGCCAGCAGCACCTCCAGCACAGGGGGTCTCCTCCACAAGCGCATGCCCAGCGGAGGCCTAGGCAGCCTGGGTAGCAgcgccagcagcagcagcagcggagACTCGGACAGTGCCCAGTTTGAGGAGGAACCATCGGAGCTCTCTACGTTACTCCCGGACGGTCTGGCCAACATCATGGCCATGCTGGATGAGTCCATCAAGAAAGAGGAGGAATCTTTCTATAGCAGCGACCGAAACGTAGCTAGAGAAAACAACACCTTCTCTGATACCGTGCCACCGGACAAGAGCTACCTGTGCGCCCCGGACCTCATTCCGGCGCCCAAGCAGCAACCGCAGGACGACTTTGTTGGGGCGAACCTCCACGCCAGCCCCCCCGTGCTGAGCCGACAGGGCTCCCTGGCCTCCCCCTGCAGTCGGACCTCCTCCCTcaacgaggaagaggaggagggttgtcCCACCCCGAAACCCGCTCCGGAGCTCCACAAGCCAGCCGTCCCTCTCAACCCCAACCCCCAGTCAGGAACTAACTACAGCCACAGCGACCTGGCTAAACTCTACGGTCTCCCGGAGCCCGCGAAGAGCGAGTGCGACGAcgaagatgaggaagaggagtcGGAGACCCCGTCCAGTTCCCCTCCCCCGCCCCAGAGGCCTCATCTCCACCAGACGGGGGTGAGCAGCACCTTCAAGTCCCCGGCCGCCCTGGAGAACCAGAAGTACACCTACAGAGGAGGGCCATTTGGCCGCCCACCCCCCTCCGCTCTGGGGGGACTGAAgtactcctcctccctctctctaggtCCCGACATCCAACAGCAGCAGAATAGCACCTCCCCCACCTCCGATTCCACCAATCACCCGGGCTTTACACCGCCCCGAAAGTCCCGCCCACACTCACCCTCCAACTGGGAGGCCAAGAGACAGGTCAATATCAAGATGGAGGCGCCTGATatctggagagatgggagggaggccACGGAGAAGAGGATCCATTCCTTAAAGTCACATTTGAATCCCTCCACACAATCCATCAAGATGGAGCCGAAAGAAGAGATGAAGCTCACTACCATCTCTGAGTCTTCTCTAGCCGAGCTGGGACAGAGCTGTGAGGTCTCCCTGACCCGGCACTCCAATTCCCTCCCCAGCAACAACACCTCAGACAGGACCAAGACTGAGCTGAAACACGAGGACAGGCACCACAAGCCTGAGAGAGAGTgggaacgagacagagagaaggacagagagactgagaagaaGAGGAAACACGGCAGCAGCAGGAAACACCAggacaggaaagagaggaagaaaaagCACAGAGAGAAACGAGAGGAGATGTCCTCCTCCCATTCCAGTTCCAAACGGCACAAGGAGGGCAAAGTTCACAAGGAGAAGAAGGAGCACCTGCGGATCCTTGGGAACCTGGACCTCCAGAGCAAGGAGATCCGGGAGAAGGACCGCGACCACGTTCACGCTGACATTGAGAGAGACCGgaagaggaggaaacaggctGGTTCCACTAGCGGAGACGAACCCTCAGAATGGGTGTCCCATAGTAGAAGTGAAAAAAGTTCTGGTGTCATGTCCTCTTCTCAGGGCAGTGAGGTTGGATCGACACTGCAGGGTTCGGCTGCTGACTTCATGAAGCTGAAGGCCCTGTCGGACGGGCCGCCCAAGGAGCTGAAGGCCCTGTCGGACGGGCCGCCCAAGGAGCTGAAGGCCCTGTCGGACGGGCCGCCCAAGGAGCTGAAGATCAGGCTGATCAAggtggagagtggagacagagagacgttCATCGCCtcggaggtggaggagaaggggaCACCGCTGGAGGAGATCAACATAAACAACACAGCCGCAGAGGTCATACGGGCCTGCAA GGGTGCGAGGGTGAAGGGGAAGTTCAGAGAGTCCTACCTGCTCCCTGCATTCTCTGTCAAGCCCCTGTTTACTACAGAGCCCATCCCACGGGAGAAACTCAACCCTCCCACACCAAGCATCTAT CTGGAGAGTAAGAGAGATGCCTtatccccagtactactgcagtTCTGTACAGACCCCAagaaccctgttactgtcatcaGAGGACTGGCCGGATCCCTACGACTCA acctggGTCTATTCTCCACTAAGTCTCTGGTGGATGCTAACTCTGAGCATGCTGTGGAGGTGAGGACCCAGGTACAGCAGCCTGCTGATGAGAACTGGGACCCCAGCGGCACGGGGCAGACCTGGCCCTGCGAGAGCAGCCGCTCACACACCACCATCGCCAAGTACGCCCAGTACCAGGCCTCCAGCTTCCAGGAGAGCCTCCAG gaggagaaggggagtgatgaagatgatgataaCGAAGATGAGGAAGACAAAGAGAAGAGTAAGGAGACTAGCTCTGAGACGTCTAACAAAGACCCCACAAGCAAAGACGCTACCAGTACTGAGCTGAAACCAGTAGGGAAGATCATCAAGTTTGGCACCAACATTGATCTGTCAGACCCCAAGAG gtggAAGGCCCAGCTGCAGGAGCTCCAGAAGCTACCAGCCTTCATGCGCGTGGCGTCCAGCGGCAACATGCTGAGCCACGTAGGACACACCATCCTGGGCATGAACACTGTCCAGCTCTACATGAAGGTCCCCGGGAGCCGCACGCCTGGCCACCAGGAGAACAACAACTTCTGCTCTGTCAACATCAACATCGGGCCTGGAGACTGCGAGTGGTTCTCCGTGCATGAAAACTACTGGCCGGCCATCAACGACTTCTGTGAAAA GCATGGAGTAGACTACCTGACCGGTTCCTGGTGGCCTGTTCTGGAGGACCTGTACCGATCCAACATCCCTGTGTACCGCTTCATTCAGAGACCAGGAGACCTGGTGTGGATCAACGCAGGGACCGTCCACTGGGTCCAGGCTGTGGGCTGGTGCAACAACATAGCATGGAACGTGGGACCACTCAACT CCTACCAGTACCAGTTGGCCCTGGAGAGGTTTGAGTGGAACGACGTGAAGAAGGTCAAGTCCATCGTCCCCATGATCCACGTGTCCTGGAACGTGGCCCGCACCGTGAAGGTCACCGACCCCGACACATACAAGATGATCAA acaCTGCCTGCTGCAGTCCATCAAGCACATCCAGGTTCTGCGAGACCAGCTGGTGACCGCAGGGAAGAAGATCTCCTACCAGAGCCGGGTGAAGGATGAGCCAGCCTACTACTGCAACGAGTGTGAC GTGGAGGTGTTTGACCTGCTGTTTGTGACGTCTGAGAGCGGCAGCAGGAAGACCTACGTGGTCCACTGTGAGGACTGTGCCCGCCAGAGGAACCCCAGCCTCTCCAACAACGTAGTGGTGTTGGAGCAGTACCGCATGGAGGAGCTAATGAGTACCTACGACACATTCAACCTG gCTGCAGCGCCCAGTTCACGGTGA